The following proteins are encoded in a genomic region of Galbibacter sp. BG1:
- a CDS encoding ImmA/IrrE family metallo-endopeptidase, producing the protein MATNRNEYLPETVSHPGLTLAEKLKELGMGNKEFSVRVNKPEKTITAITKGDSSITAEMAVKFEDVLKIPASFWLLRQRRYDEYKARVKRNEDIQNAIEWAKGFPYAKMANLGWVEKTRKIEEKVLALFDFFGISDHKAWTSYYFEQELKVSFRISLAHTNEAMAVSAWLRQGEKKAKEVTTNPFNPQLLKNSLNEVKKIMADHPENFFERLQEVCFKAGVIVLYTPCLPKAPVHGSTRWLGDTPLIQLSARYKTNDKFWFTFFHEIGHILLHGKKYISIENVNYSDQDLDKEKEADEFAIKWTFSEVEEKEVINAAPLSSDDILNFAKKFNTHPALIIGRFHKKEFVHYSVGREFIESIDLEKTNGN; encoded by the coding sequence ATGGCAACGAATAGAAATGAATATTTACCAGAAACAGTATCTCATCCAGGATTGACTTTAGCTGAGAAATTAAAAGAATTAGGCATGGGAAATAAAGAGTTTTCAGTAAGAGTCAATAAGCCTGAGAAAACAATAACTGCAATCACTAAAGGAGATAGTTCAATTACAGCCGAAATGGCAGTAAAATTTGAAGACGTTTTAAAGATCCCTGCATCATTCTGGTTATTACGACAAAGAAGGTATGACGAGTATAAAGCCAGGGTTAAAAGAAATGAAGATATTCAAAATGCCATTGAGTGGGCTAAGGGTTTTCCTTATGCCAAAATGGCAAATTTAGGTTGGGTTGAGAAAACAAGAAAAATAGAAGAGAAAGTTCTAGCTCTATTTGACTTCTTTGGAATTTCTGACCATAAAGCATGGACTTCATATTATTTTGAGCAAGAATTAAAGGTCAGTTTTAGAATATCACTTGCTCACACAAATGAAGCAATGGCCGTTTCTGCATGGTTAAGACAAGGAGAAAAGAAAGCTAAGGAAGTTACAACAAATCCCTTCAATCCACAATTGCTTAAAAATTCATTGAATGAAGTAAAAAAAATAATGGCTGACCATCCGGAAAATTTCTTTGAAAGGCTTCAAGAAGTTTGTTTTAAGGCAGGTGTAATCGTACTTTATACACCATGTCTACCTAAAGCTCCAGTTCATGGCTCAACTAGATGGTTAGGTGACACACCACTAATACAATTATCCGCTCGATATAAAACGAATGATAAGTTTTGGTTCACTTTTTTTCATGAGATAGGTCATATCCTTTTACATGGAAAAAAATATATCTCAATAGAAAATGTGAATTATAGTGACCAGGATTTAGATAAAGAGAAAGAAGCTGATGAATTTGCAATTAAGTGGACTTTTAGTGAAGTTGAAGAAAAAGAAGTAATTAATGCAGCCCCGTTGTCATCAGATGATATTTTGAATTTTGCAAAAAAATTTAATACACATCCTGCATTAATTATTGGTAGATTCCATAAAAAAGAATTTGTTCATTACAGTGTTGGTAGAGAATTTATCGAATCGATTGATTTAGAAAAAACAAATGGTAACTAA
- a CDS encoding LytR/AlgR family response regulator transcription factor: protein MSNTQPTKNTAKTLRHTLTSSSLWSWLQKIILFIVFSLVVNHLATRDSFFGGDSYRFPIEGFLSSIALCIFIGIIAELNFKYYKKKHFCKKVESVTILRFMASNLGYITLLYIPLSIAINILAGGQTEFYYLLIGLLITLLLSFILIALTYAHNIYNLYKLSIKDAEITIESSGKTTKLTYENIACFYSENKIVYTVQNDGSVIHTDFTLNELEEKINDQLFFRVNRQMIIHKDAVGQIEKIENGKLRIWLKSVIENDAIAEINISRYRRKAFMDWFQ, encoded by the coding sequence ATGAGTAATACACAACCAACCAAAAATACGGCAAAAACATTACGGCATACACTTACCAGTAGTTCATTATGGAGTTGGTTACAAAAAATTATTTTATTTATAGTTTTCTCCTTAGTGGTGAATCATTTAGCTACCCGAGACAGTTTTTTTGGTGGTGATTCCTATAGATTCCCGATAGAAGGTTTTCTGTCATCTATTGCGTTGTGTATTTTCATTGGAATCATAGCAGAGCTTAATTTTAAATATTACAAGAAGAAACATTTCTGTAAAAAGGTAGAAAGTGTCACAATCTTAAGGTTTATGGCTTCTAACCTAGGTTACATTACACTATTGTATATTCCTCTAAGTATAGCAATAAATATACTTGCAGGTGGACAGACAGAATTCTACTACTTATTAATTGGTTTGCTAATTACGCTACTCTTAAGCTTTATTCTCATAGCATTGACATACGCACATAATATCTACAATTTATATAAGCTATCTATAAAAGATGCTGAAATTACTATTGAAAGCAGCGGAAAAACTACAAAGCTTACCTATGAAAATATTGCCTGCTTTTACAGCGAAAACAAGATTGTATATACGGTACAAAATGATGGTAGCGTAATTCATACCGATTTTACACTGAATGAACTCGAAGAAAAAATAAACGACCAATTGTTTTTTAGAGTCAATCGGCAAATGATTATTCACAAAGATGCTGTAGGCCAAATTGAAAAAATTGAAAACGGCAAGTTACGTATTTGGTTAAAGTCGGTTATTGAAAACGATGCGATTGCTGAAATCAATATCAGTCGGTATAGGCGCAAAGCATTTATGGATTGGTTTCAGTAA
- a CDS encoding CPBP family intramembrane glutamic endopeptidase, translating to MNNLSLKQIIIPLITTVIICFLWFGPIRIPYIENIIIAILIIIMSYIEYQGKPFSTLGIRREKFTFKNIFLLAPLVALGLFAFYVFVLVPGITKLTGAPIDYSAFNQLTGNLSASLVALVLVWATAGFGEEIIFRGYFMRQFVKFFGESKVSIVLNIFLLSCLFGFMHSYQGITGQLVTGIVGAILALIFYLRKYDLWFVIAVHGFFDTIAIICVYLGLAQ from the coding sequence ATGAACAACCTCAGTTTAAAACAAATTATAATTCCATTAATCACTACTGTGATCATCTGCTTTTTATGGTTTGGACCAATCCGTATTCCCTACATAGAAAATATCATCATTGCTATTCTGATTATTATAATGAGTTATATAGAATACCAAGGGAAACCATTTTCAACACTTGGAATTCGGCGAGAAAAATTTACATTTAAAAATATCTTTTTGCTCGCACCATTGGTTGCGCTAGGACTCTTCGCATTTTATGTCTTTGTTTTGGTTCCCGGAATTACAAAACTCACGGGAGCTCCTATAGATTATTCGGCATTTAATCAATTAACTGGGAATTTATCCGCCAGCTTAGTCGCCTTGGTGTTGGTATGGGCGACTGCGGGATTTGGGGAAGAAATAATCTTTCGCGGTTATTTTATGCGACAGTTTGTTAAATTCTTTGGAGAAAGCAAAGTCAGTATTGTGCTTAATATATTTCTTCTTTCATGTTTGTTTGGCTTTATGCACAGTTATCAAGGGATTACTGGGCAACTTGTTACGGGTATTGTAGGAGCGATTTTGGCTCTCATATTCTATTTGCGCAAATACGATTTGTGGTTTGTTATCGCTGTGCATGGTTTTTTTGACACTATTGCAATCATTTGTGTGTACCTCGGCTTGGCACAATAA
- a CDS encoding geranylgeranylglycerol-phosphate geranylgeranyltransferase produces MFNRGQKLILFKFLSLFSVVRGYNVLVITLAQYLTSIYILAPDTPVSKIIFDPNLFAIVSASAIAIASGYIINSFYDVEKDLINRPTKTMLDRLVSQRFKLSSYFILNFISVIFASYASFRAVVFFSLYIFGIWFYSHKLKKIAFIGNFVSATLAITPFFAVFLYYGNFQPVIFVHAVFLFLFILIREMVKDLENIKGDIAQNYKTIPVVYGERTSKIIITFLSVLTFLPAYLLVTSYEIGFMYIFFYGCMLLMLVFVFFLWKSNRKLHYLLLHNILKLIIVSGVFSILLIDVDLVLNRIL; encoded by the coding sequence ATGTTCAACCGAGGGCAAAAACTTATCTTGTTCAAGTTCCTTAGCCTGTTTTCGGTAGTAAGAGGCTACAATGTTTTGGTAATAACTTTAGCCCAATACCTTACCTCAATTTATATTTTGGCGCCAGATACGCCTGTTAGTAAAATAATTTTCGATCCCAACTTATTCGCTATCGTTTCCGCTTCTGCCATTGCTATTGCTTCCGGGTACATTATAAATAGTTTTTACGATGTCGAGAAAGATTTGATAAATCGGCCTACAAAAACCATGTTGGATAGATTGGTGAGTCAGCGTTTTAAATTGTCTTCCTATTTTATCCTGAATTTCATTTCGGTGATTTTTGCAAGTTATGCTTCTTTTCGGGCCGTCGTATTTTTTTCACTTTATATTTTTGGGATATGGTTTTATTCCCATAAACTGAAAAAAATTGCATTTATAGGTAATTTTGTGTCCGCTACCTTAGCGATTACACCATTTTTTGCAGTATTTCTTTATTACGGTAACTTTCAACCTGTAATATTTGTACATGCTGTTTTCCTATTTCTTTTTATTCTCATTAGGGAAATGGTTAAAGACCTGGAAAATATAAAAGGTGATATCGCACAGAATTACAAAACAATTCCGGTGGTATATGGCGAGCGTACTTCAAAAATTATTATCACTTTTTTAAGTGTGCTTACTTTTCTTCCCGCCTATCTCTTGGTAACCTCCTACGAGATTGGCTTTATGTACATTTTCTTTTATGGCTGTATGCTGTTAATGTTGGTGTTTGTATTTTTCCTTTGGAAATCCAACAGGAAATTACATTATCTATTGTTGCATAACATCCTTAAGCTTATTATCGTTTCGGGGGTTTTCAGTATTCTATTGATTGATGTTGACTTGGTGTTGAATAGGATTTTGTAG
- a CDS encoding mevalonate kinase yields the protein MKGPLFYSKILLFGEYGIIKDSKGLSIPYNFYNGALKVSDDLSSEAKKSNESLKKFALYLDELQQEPDSLVSFDIEKLTEDVENRMYFDSSIPQGYGVGSSGALVAAIYDKYAADKITVLENLTRDKLLKLKSIFGAMESFFHGKSSGLDPLNSYLSLPILINSKDNIEPTGIPSQAVDGKGAVFLLDSGTTGETAPMVQIFMENMKQEGFRNMLKDQFIKHTDACVDDFLKGDVKSLFTNLKHLSDTVLTNFKPMIPAQFHKLWKQGIDTNDYYLKLCGSGGGGYILGFTQDIEQAKKALEGYKLEVVYNF from the coding sequence ATGAAAGGTCCTTTATTCTACTCTAAAATATTGCTCTTTGGAGAGTATGGCATCATAAAAGATTCCAAAGGGTTGTCTATCCCTTATAATTTCTATAATGGAGCATTGAAGGTAAGTGATGATTTATCTTCAGAAGCCAAAAAATCCAATGAAAGTTTAAAAAAGTTTGCGCTTTATCTTGATGAACTTCAGCAAGAACCGGATAGTTTAGTGTCTTTTGATATTGAAAAACTTACTGAAGATGTTGAAAACAGAATGTATTTCGATAGCAGTATTCCGCAAGGATACGGTGTGGGCAGTAGTGGCGCATTGGTGGCTGCCATTTACGATAAATATGCTGCCGATAAAATTACGGTGTTGGAAAACTTAACAAGGGATAAACTTTTAAAATTAAAGTCCATTTTTGGGGCCATGGAATCTTTTTTCCACGGAAAGTCCTCTGGCTTGGATCCATTAAATAGCTATTTGAGTTTGCCTATCCTTATCAACTCCAAAGACAATATAGAACCTACAGGAATCCCTTCCCAAGCGGTTGATGGAAAAGGCGCTGTGTTTTTATTGGATAGCGGTACTACCGGGGAAACGGCTCCAATGGTACAGATTTTTATGGAAAACATGAAGCAGGAAGGTTTTCGCAATATGTTGAAAGATCAATTTATAAAACATACGGACGCCTGTGTGGACGATTTTTTAAAAGGGGATGTAAAATCTTTGTTTACCAATCTAAAACATTTATCTGATACTGTTTTAACAAACTTCAAACCAATGATTCCCGCACAATTCCACAAATTGTGGAAACAAGGAATCGATACTAACGATTACTACTTAAAACTTTGCGGTTCTGGCGGTGGCGGTTATATTTTAGGGTTCACCCAAGATATTGAGCAGGCCAAAAAAGCATTGGAAGGTTACAAACTAGAGGTTGTCTATAACTTCTAA
- a CDS encoding diphosphomevalonate/mevalonate 3,5-bisphosphate decarboxylase family protein produces MTVDKFIPKPYSKTLESGSFSWQAPSNIALVKYWGKKEHQIPANPSISFTLDKCHTETTLKFTKKEKQHTEEDFSFEVYLDGELKPDFAPKIETFFKRIYKYLPFLKEYQFTIKTHNSFPHSSGIASSASGMSALALCLMSMERELNPEMEDEYFNEKSSFLARLGSGSASRSIEGPLVAWGTHEEVNKSNNLFGVKYTGHVHDVFKNYQDTILLVDVGEKKVSSTVGHGLMNGHPFAENRFHQAHKNLSVLKTVFSEGNLEKFIEIVESEALTLHAMMMTSIPYFILMKPNTLAIIDKIWEYRKTTGVPVCFTLDAGANVHVLYPENTKEKVLEFIKSELVAYCKDGKYICDQVGEGAKAFENL; encoded by the coding sequence ATGACGGTAGATAAGTTTATTCCAAAGCCCTATAGCAAAACATTGGAGTCGGGCAGTTTTTCATGGCAGGCACCCAGCAACATTGCCTTGGTGAAATACTGGGGAAAGAAAGAACATCAAATCCCAGCCAACCCTTCCATTAGTTTTACGTTGGATAAATGCCATACCGAAACCACTTTAAAATTTACCAAAAAGGAAAAGCAACATACAGAAGAAGATTTTAGTTTTGAAGTGTATTTGGATGGGGAGTTGAAACCCGATTTTGCACCAAAGATTGAAACTTTTTTTAAGCGGATTTATAAGTATCTCCCTTTTTTAAAAGAATATCAATTCACCATTAAAACCCACAATTCTTTTCCACACAGTAGTGGTATTGCTTCTTCTGCAAGCGGGATGAGCGCTTTGGCGCTGTGTTTAATGAGTATGGAGCGTGAATTAAATCCGGAAATGGAAGATGAATACTTCAATGAAAAATCTTCATTTTTGGCACGCTTAGGTTCTGGAAGTGCTTCGAGAAGTATAGAAGGACCTCTTGTAGCTTGGGGAACCCACGAAGAGGTGAATAAAAGTAACAATCTGTTTGGAGTAAAATATACTGGCCACGTACACGACGTTTTTAAAAACTACCAAGACACTATTTTACTGGTAGACGTTGGGGAGAAAAAAGTGAGCAGTACCGTGGGACACGGTTTGATGAACGGCCATCCTTTTGCTGAAAATAGATTTCATCAAGCACATAAAAACCTTTCCGTATTAAAAACCGTTTTCAGTGAAGGCAATCTTGAGAAGTTTATAGAAATTGTGGAAAGTGAAGCGCTTACGCTACATGCCATGATGATGACCTCCATTCCCTATTTTATATTGATGAAACCAAATACACTGGCCATTATCGATAAGATATGGGAGTATAGAAAAACCACTGGTGTACCGGTTTGTTTTACACTGGATGCAGGTGCCAATGTACATGTATTATATCCTGAAAATACCAAAGAAAAAGTGCTGGAATTTATTAAAAGCGAACTCGTTGCATATTGTAAGGATGGTAAGTATATTTGCGACCAAGTTGGCGAAGGTGCAAAAGCCTTTGAAAATTTATAA
- a CDS encoding TspO/MBR family protein: protein MISKKLTRILISVAVCLLVGFLSGYATQTSVGTWYATINKPSFNPPNWIFAPVWTVLYVMMGIAAGIVWARGFYHKWVQTALYHFGFQLIFNAMWSIVFFGFQKPFWALLIIITLLILILLTIKWFKVVNKVAAYLLIPYLLWVCFATVLNFSIWQLN from the coding sequence ATGATTTCAAAAAAACTAACCCGTATTTTAATTTCGGTGGCTGTATGCTTATTGGTGGGCTTTCTTTCTGGATATGCCACGCAAACTTCGGTGGGGACTTGGTACGCCACCATTAACAAACCTTCTTTTAACCCTCCCAATTGGATTTTTGCTCCTGTTTGGACAGTTTTGTATGTTATGATGGGTATTGCCGCTGGTATTGTTTGGGCAAGGGGGTTTTACCATAAATGGGTGCAAACGGCTTTATATCATTTCGGATTCCAATTGATATTTAATGCCATGTGGAGTATTGTTTTCTTCGGGTTTCAAAAGCCATTCTGGGCGTTGCTGATAATTATAACCCTGCTTATTCTTATATTATTAACCATTAAATGGTTTAAAGTGGTAAATAAAGTTGCTGCCTACCTCCTCATCCCTTATTTATTATGGGTGTGTTTTGCAACCGTGCTCAATTTTAGTATTTGGCAACTTAATTAG